The following proteins come from a genomic window of Nitrospirota bacterium:
- a CDS encoding winged helix-turn-helix domain-containing protein has product MEIRSKLWIEIDGEPVFGRGRNLLLKAIDRYGSINQAAKEINISYRKAWSYIKAMEDRLGIRLVERQSGGKNGGGALLTKEALEFLRKYEMLEEGIREAVDERFEAVFGKNR; this is encoded by the coding sequence ATGGAGATACGATCGAAGCTCTGGATAGAAATAGACGGAGAGCCGGTCTTCGGCAGGGGGCGAAACCTTCTGCTGAAGGCGATCGACCGGTATGGCTCGATCAACCAGGCGGCGAAGGAGATCAATATCTCCTATAGGAAGGCCTGGAGCTACATCAAGGCGATGGAGGACCGGCTCGGCATCAGGCTTGTAGAGCGTCAGAGCGGCGGCAAGAACGGCGGCGGCGCGCTCCTTACCAAGGAGGCGCTTGAGTTCCTGAGGAAGTACGAGATGCTGGAAGAGGGTATACGGGAGGCGGTGGATGAGAGGTTCGAGGCCGTGTTCGGGAAGAATCGCTGA
- a CDS encoding FmdE family protein — protein sequence MASNGFESLLDESVKIHGHLCPGQVLGVRMALLGLREIGIEEPKGKDRKSLMVFIEMDRCATDAVQSVTGCSLGHRTMKFMDYGKMAATFVNLKTGKATRVIAKESAREDARSYCPDIGDKYAAQLEAYKVMPDEELFDTMEVTVQIKPEDMPGRPLRRVICEQCGEAVQDMREISSGGKTVCRACAHDAYYKPAPCRR from the coding sequence ATGGCATCGAACGGCTTTGAATCGCTCCTCGACGAGTCGGTGAAGATACACGGGCATCTCTGCCCGGGGCAGGTGCTGGGGGTGCGCATGGCGCTCCTCGGTCTCAGGGAAATCGGCATCGAGGAGCCGAAGGGAAAGGACCGGAAGAGCCTTATGGTCTTCATCGAAATGGACCGGTGCGCCACGGACGCCGTGCAGTCGGTGACAGGCTGCAGCCTCGGCCACCGGACGATGAAGTTCATGGACTACGGCAAGATGGCGGCGACCTTCGTCAATCTGAAGACCGGCAAGGCGACGAGGGTCATCGCAAAGGAAAGTGCGCGGGAGGATGCGCGGTCCTACTGCCCCGATATCGGCGATAAGTACGCAGCGCAGCTCGAAGCATACAAGGTCATGCCCGATGAGGAGCTCTTCGATACCATGGAAGTAACCGTGCAGATAAAGCCCGAGGATATGCCGGGGAGGCCGTTGAGACGGGTGATATGCGAGCAGTGCGGGGAGGCGGTGCAGGACATGAGAGAGATCAGCAGCGGGGGGAAAACGGTCTGCAGGGCGTGCGCCCATGATGCGTATTATAAGCCCGCTCCGTGCCGGCGGTGA